One part of the Fusobacterium pseudoperiodonticum genome encodes these proteins:
- a CDS encoding pyridoxal phosphate-dependent aminotransferase: protein MLAKRYTGKKLVDNIFTTSKKAKQAIKKYGKENVINATIGSLYDEDEKFAIYNVVEKVYRNLPSEDLYAYSTNVIGEDDYLDEVIKALFFDDYKEELKDLLYIASVATTGGTGAISNTIKNYMDTGDKVLLPNWMWGTYKNIVIENGGKIETYQLFDENGNFNFEDFRSKVLELAKTQKNVVLILNEPSHNPTGFRMTYEEWVNLMAFFKSIKDTNLIVIRDVAYFEYDDRSEEETKSLRKLLIGLPKNVLFMYAFSLSKSLSIYGMRIGAQIAVSSSEEVIQEFKDAISFSCRTTWSNVPKGGMKLFETIMKNPELKTEFLKEKQAYIDLLKERADIFLNEAKEVNLDILPYKSGFFVTIPIGETVDKVIEDLESQNIFVIKFDKGIRIGICSVPKRKIVGLAKKIKEAIEKSK, encoded by the coding sequence ATGTTAGCAAAAAGATACACTGGGAAAAAATTAGTCGACAATATATTTACAACAAGCAAAAAAGCAAAACAAGCTATTAAAAAATATGGTAAGGAAAATGTAATTAATGCAACTATTGGTTCATTATATGATGAAGATGAAAAATTTGCCATATATAATGTGGTTGAAAAAGTATATAGAAATCTACCTTCTGAAGATTTATATGCCTATTCTACAAATGTAATAGGAGAAGATGATTATCTTGATGAAGTTATAAAAGCTCTTTTCTTTGATGATTATAAGGAAGAACTAAAGGATTTACTATATATAGCTTCTGTTGCAACTACTGGAGGAACAGGTGCTATATCAAATACGATTAAGAATTATATGGACACTGGAGATAAGGTATTACTTCCAAATTGGATGTGGGGAACATATAAAAATATTGTTATTGAAAATGGTGGAAAAATAGAAACTTATCAACTATTTGATGAGAATGGAAATTTCAACTTTGAGGATTTTAGAAGTAAAGTTTTAGAATTAGCAAAAACACAAAAAAATGTGGTTCTTATATTAAATGAACCTAGCCATAATCCTACAGGATTTAGAATGACTTATGAAGAATGGGTAAATCTTATGGCATTTTTCAAAAGTATAAAAGATACAAATTTAATAGTTATAAGAGATGTAGCATATTTTGAATATGATGATAGAAGTGAAGAAGAAACAAAATCTTTAAGAAAACTATTAATAGGTCTACCTAAAAATGTTCTTTTCATGTATGCATTTAGCTTGTCTAAATCTCTATCTATTTATGGAATGAGAATAGGAGCACAAATAGCAGTTTCTTCAAGTGAAGAAGTAATTCAAGAATTTAAAGATGCTATTTCTTTTTCATGTAGAACAACTTGGTCTAATGTTCCAAAAGGTGGAATGAAACTATTTGAAACTATAATGAAAAACCCTGAATTAAAAACTGAATTTTTAAAAGAAAAACAAGCTTATATAGATTTGTTAAAAGAAAGAGCAGATATATTCTTAAATGAAGCTAAAGAAGTAAATTTAGATATATTACCTTATAAGAGTGGATTTTTTGTTACTATTCCAATAGGAGAAACAGTTGATAAGGTAATAGAAGATCTAGAAAGTCAAAATATATTTGTTATCAAATTTGATAAGGGAATAAGAATAGGTATATGTAGTGTTCCAAAGAGAAAAATAGTAGGTCTTGCTAAAAAAATAAAAGAAGCTATCGAAAAATCTAAATAA
- the mglC gene encoding galactose/methyl galactoside ABC transporter permease MglC: MFARNNEGKLDYKKIIIESGLYLVLFCMLIAIIIKEPTFLSLRNFKNILTQSSVRTIIALGVAGLIVTQGTDLSAGRQVGLAAVISGTLLQSVTNVNKAFPKLGEFSIFTTILIVVLVGVIIASINGIVVATLNVHPFIATMGTMTIVYGINSLYYDKAGAAPISGFVEKYSKFAQGYIQIGSYTIPYLIIYAAIATLIMWILWNKTKFGKNVFAVGGNPEAAKVSGVNVVLTLIGIYALSGAYYAFGGFLEAGRIGSATNNLGFMYEMDAIAACVIGGVSFYGGVGRISGVITGVIILTIINYGLTYTGVSPYWQYIIKGIIIVTAVAFDSIKYAKKK; this comes from the coding sequence ATGTTTGCAAGAAATAATGAAGGAAAATTAGATTATAAAAAAATTATTATAGAGAGTGGACTATATCTTGTATTATTTTGTATGCTTATTGCAATAATAATAAAAGAACCTACTTTCTTAAGTTTAAGAAACTTTAAAAACATTCTTACTCAATCTTCAGTAAGAACAATTATTGCTCTTGGAGTTGCTGGTCTTATAGTAACACAAGGTACTGACTTATCAGCGGGTAGACAAGTTGGACTTGCTGCTGTAATTTCTGGAACATTATTACAATCAGTGACTAATGTAAATAAAGCTTTCCCTAAATTAGGAGAATTCTCAATATTCACAACAATATTAATAGTAGTACTAGTTGGAGTAATCATAGCAAGTATAAATGGAATAGTTGTAGCTACTTTAAATGTTCACCCATTTATAGCTACTATGGGTACAATGACTATAGTTTATGGTATTAACTCACTTTATTATGATAAAGCTGGAGCTGCACCAATTTCTGGATTTGTAGAAAAGTACAGTAAATTTGCACAAGGTTATATACAAATAGGCTCATATACAATCCCATATCTTATCATTTATGCAGCTATTGCAACATTGATTATGTGGATTTTATGGAATAAAACAAAGTTTGGTAAAAACGTATTTGCTGTTGGAGGAAACCCAGAAGCTGCAAAAGTATCAGGAGTAAATGTTGTTTTAACTCTTATAGGAATTTATGCACTATCAGGAGCATACTATGCTTTTGGTGGATTCTTAGAAGCAGGACGTATTGGTTCAGCAACAAATAACTTAGGATTCATGTATGAAATGGATGCCATTGCAGCCTGTGTAATTGGTGGAGTTTCATTCTATGGTGGGGTAGGAAGAATATCAGGAGTTATAACAGGAGTTATAATCTTAACAATTATAAACTATGGACTTACTTATACAGGTGTTAGTCCTTACTGGCAATACATTATAAAAGGTATCATAATTGTAACTGCTGTTGCATTTGACTCTATCAAATATGCTAAGAAAAAATAA
- a CDS encoding OmpA family protein produces MKKKIFAVLMLALLATACSSKKVIKNTGVGVDSANKYAIEDTEASKKPLEDIIVFDQEGVTIRREGNNLILSMPELILFDFNKYDVKDGIKPSLATLAKALGENKDIHIKIDGYTDFIGTEAYNLDLSVKRARAIKDFLISKGAIGSNISIEGYGEQNPADTNQTAAGRSRNRRVEFIISRG; encoded by the coding sequence ATGAAGAAAAAAATATTTGCTGTGCTTATGCTTGCACTTTTAGCAACTGCATGTAGTAGTAAAAAAGTGATTAAAAATACAGGTGTAGGAGTGGACTCAGCCAACAAATATGCTATAGAAGACACTGAAGCTAGTAAAAAACCTTTAGAAGATATTATAGTATTCGATCAAGAAGGAGTTACAATAAGAAGAGAAGGAAATAACTTAATTTTATCAATGCCTGAATTAATTTTATTTGATTTTAACAAATATGATGTTAAAGATGGTATAAAACCTTCGCTTGCAACATTAGCAAAAGCTTTAGGAGAAAATAAAGATATTCATATTAAAATAGACGGATATACAGATTTTATAGGTACAGAAGCTTATAACTTAGACTTATCTGTAAAAAGAGCAAGAGCAATAAAAGACTTTTTAATTTCTAAAGGAGCTATTGGTTCTAACATATCTATAGAAGGTTATGGTGAACAAAATCCAGCTGATACAAACCAAACAGCTGCTGGTAGATCAAGAAATAGAAGAGTTGAATTCATTATATCAAGAGGATAA
- a CDS encoding L,D-transpeptidase family protein translates to MKKKILLFILMIATSLNINAAQATSFAETVNDDKIEVIATYDNEMPQEIKNIYNPKHKGEGVNYFDYVFVTARSANLREKPDPKSKVIGKFTYDVKLKLLEKVKYQGNIWYLVEDTKGNKGYIAGSQTKKRDFRFQMALDKIGDLEYFINKSIDEGATLMSVNTYAPNPSNINPQREKDKYGTSLDQNLLGISKKGERIIIPDRSVVKIIENRGDKALVRALSIPEEVEVSKAKLSAYPSIKKGFRKVIAIDIENQNFMVFEKSKQTNEWELISYVYTKTGIDSQLGYETPKGFFTVPVVKYVMPYTDETGQKQGSAKFAIRFCGGGYLHGTPINVQEEANKEFFLRQKEFTLGTTTGTRKCVRTSEGHAKFLFDWLVYSPNKDSNEQRLSEDAYVIVF, encoded by the coding sequence ATGAAAAAGAAAATTTTATTATTTATATTAATGATAGCAACATCGCTTAATATAAATGCAGCACAGGCTACTTCATTTGCAGAAACAGTAAATGATGATAAAATTGAGGTTATTGCTACTTATGATAATGAAATGCCTCAAGAAATTAAAAATATCTATAATCCTAAACATAAAGGTGAAGGAGTTAATTATTTTGACTATGTATTCGTTACAGCAAGAAGTGCAAATTTAAGAGAAAAACCTGATCCAAAATCTAAAGTTATAGGAAAGTTTACTTATGATGTGAAATTAAAACTTTTAGAAAAAGTAAAATATCAAGGAAATATATGGTACTTAGTTGAAGATACTAAAGGTAATAAAGGTTACATTGCTGGAAGCCAAACTAAGAAAAGAGACTTTAGATTCCAAATGGCTCTAGATAAAATAGGAGATTTAGAATATTTTATAAATAAATCTATAGATGAAGGTGCAACATTAATGAGTGTTAATACTTATGCACCAAATCCAAGTAATATAAACCCACAAAGAGAAAAAGATAAATATGGGACATCTCTAGACCAAAACTTACTAGGAATTAGTAAAAAAGGTGAAAGAATAATAATTCCTGATAGATCTGTAGTAAAAATTATAGAAAATAGAGGAGATAAAGCTTTAGTAAGAGCTCTTTCAATTCCTGAAGAAGTAGAAGTTTCTAAGGCTAAATTATCTGCATATCCTTCAATAAAAAAAGGATTTAGAAAAGTTATAGCAATAGATATAGAAAATCAAAACTTTATGGTATTTGAAAAGTCTAAACAAACAAATGAATGGGAACTAATTAGTTATGTTTATACAAAAACTGGTATAGATAGCCAATTAGGATATGAAACACCAAAAGGTTTCTTTACAGTTCCAGTGGTAAAATATGTTATGCCATATACAGATGAAACAGGACAAAAACAAGGTTCTGCTAAATTTGCTATAAGATTCTGTGGTGGAGGATATTTACATGGAACACCTATCAATGTTCAAGAAGAAGCAAATAAAGAATTTTTCTTAAGACAAAAAGAGTTTACATTAGGTACAACAACAGGAACAAGAAAATGTGTAAGAACTAGTGAAGGACATGCAAAATTCTTATTTGACTGGCTTGTATATAGTCCTAACAAGGATTCTAATGAACAAAGATTATCAGAAGATGCTTACGTTATAGTATTCTAA
- the corA gene encoding magnesium/cobalt transporter CorA, which yields MSNSNRKLGLMPGSVVYTGENPNYNITITVIYYSKDFHKRETFSSTDKIDIDLKFKGNIWINIDGINDVNLIKDIGKMFDIDTLSMEDIANPEQRVKVDDRDTYILIILKMLQMEILTKDVQYEQLSLIIKKNILITFQETPYDPFEIIRTRLEIAGARLRGQDVSYLAYILIDIIVDNYLLILDEVENEIDEIESQLIESADKDDLENILALKQNIAILKKFISPVRELISKLQTRSMLNYFHEDMKYYLGDLNDHGIIVFDTVDMLNNRATELIQLYHSMISNTMNEIMKILAIISTIFMPLSFIVGLYGMNFDYMPELKWHYGYYITLGLMAILVGLMIFYFKKKKWF from the coding sequence TTGTCAAATTCAAATAGGAAGTTAGGTTTAATGCCAGGAAGTGTTGTATACACAGGAGAAAATCCTAATTATAATATAACAATAACAGTTATATATTATTCAAAAGATTTTCATAAACGAGAGACTTTCTCATCTACTGACAAAATAGATATAGATTTAAAATTTAAAGGAAATATTTGGATAAATATAGATGGGATAAATGATGTAAATTTAATAAAAGATATAGGGAAAATGTTTGACATAGATACATTATCTATGGAAGATATAGCTAACCCAGAACAACGTGTAAAAGTCGATGATAGAGATACTTATATTCTAATAATTTTAAAGATGTTACAGATGGAAATACTTACAAAAGATGTACAATATGAACAATTATCTTTAATAATAAAAAAGAATATATTGATAACTTTTCAAGAAACACCTTATGATCCTTTTGAAATAATAAGAACTAGACTAGAAATAGCAGGTGCAAGATTACGTGGTCAAGATGTAAGTTATCTTGCTTATATTCTTATAGATATAATAGTTGATAACTATTTATTAATCTTAGATGAAGTAGAAAATGAGATAGATGAAATTGAAAGTCAATTGATTGAAAGTGCTGACAAAGATGATTTAGAAAATATCTTAGCTTTAAAACAAAATATAGCAATTTTAAAGAAATTTATCTCACCAGTAAGAGAATTGATTTCCAAATTACAAACTAGAAGTATGCTAAATTATTTCCATGAAGATATGAAATATTACCTAGGTGACTTAAATGACCATGGTATTATAGTGTTTGATACAGTAGATATGTTAAACAATAGAGCCACAGAGCTCATACAACTCTACCACTCTATGATTAGTAATACCATGAATGAAATTATGAAAATACTAGCAATAATTTCAACTATATTCATGCCTTTGAGCTTTATAGTTGGACTTTATGGAATGAACTTTGATTATATGCCAGAACTTAAATGGCACTATGGATACTATATAACTTTAGGTTTGATGGCAATTCTTGTAGGATTAATGATATTTTATTTTAAGAAGAAAAAATGGTTTTAA
- a CDS encoding glycerol-3-phosphate responsive antiterminator: MKIKSILERNPIIPAIKDNITLEKALTSNSEIVFIILANIVNIKEYCNKLREKNKVIYIHIDMIDGLNSTNNGIDYIMNTIKPDGILTTKSNVVAHAYKNNISVIQRFFILDTLSYEKALSNIKENKIVAAEIMPGLMPKVIKKLSQKTHIPIITGGLIKEKEDVINAIKAGALSVSTTETSLWEE, encoded by the coding sequence ATGAAAATAAAGAGTATTTTAGAAAGAAATCCTATTATACCCGCAATAAAAGATAACATAACACTTGAAAAAGCTCTAACTTCCAATAGTGAAATAGTATTTATTATATTGGCTAATATAGTAAATATAAAAGAATACTGTAATAAATTAAGAGAAAAAAATAAAGTAATATATATTCATATAGATATGATAGATGGATTAAATAGCACAAATAATGGAATAGACTACATAATGAATACAATCAAGCCAGATGGAATACTGACTACAAAGTCCAATGTTGTTGCTCATGCTTATAAGAATAATATAAGCGTGATTCAGAGATTTTTTATACTAGATACTCTTTCTTATGAGAAGGCTTTATCAAATATAAAAGAAAATAAAATTGTAGCAGCAGAAATTATGCCTGGGCTTATGCCAAAGGTTATAAAGAAGCTTTCACAAAAAACTCATATTCCAATAATCACTGGTGGTTTAATAAAAGAAAAAGAAGATGTAATCAATGCTATCAAAGCTGGTGCTCTATCTGTTTCAACGACAGAAACTAGTCTATGGGAAGAATAA
- a CDS encoding DUF6138 family protein has protein sequence MDKTLKEKIINNTFEGIDKVIESEYKNHPNEKPYSCCRIQEGYNDYLKIVFRKGKINYFRTDFEWSSTPDEKINCEELKEIQRDDFIKEIVPEIKAKFEDLFFKYEDSFLFRYKFLLVLEFEGEEGLAKDRTYKEEFYFENQKRKEELKSKMEEYIKEVFLEEKKAIKDERECVIFAGNLLDFNLMEYSEKYIIELIEKILQVMKSIKNRRFDTTLKNDIKYYLDKWTKEFFLKLEPEKVTEEQIDLYIYSALLKIKYRTYSFDVKNACDDLENAMSNYSSQKAKQYLEKGSGTLADELIHYKDKDLECKANDILSIVDIKIKNEVSSSYEKALDFIITLLNNGFPHSYAIKFSSKSEKVFLDIKGIAKSSTHRFFRRILDFPELYDKLEVYAKTAMKEFEWYQDVEEGEKSLLPGSYAVFALGLYDEKYFPLIKEYYSKLDDEHQLAHQNFITALIDKYGVSEKSLPIFLDGFLSGQFDKVFKNLAKLMEDEENKKLLIKELETYGKHERQTILYSIWGNKWQQMIKI, from the coding sequence ATGGATAAAACTTTAAAAGAAAAAATAATAAATAATACTTTTGAGGGAATAGATAAAGTAATTGAAAGTGAATACAAAAATCATCCAAATGAAAAACCTTATTCATGTTGTAGAATACAAGAAGGTTATAATGACTATTTAAAGATTGTTTTTAGAAAAGGTAAAATCAATTATTTTAGAACTGATTTTGAGTGGTCTAGCACTCCTGATGAAAAAATAAACTGTGAGGAATTAAAAGAAATTCAAAGAGATGATTTTATAAAAGAAATAGTCCCTGAAATAAAAGCTAAATTTGAAGACTTATTTTTCAAATATGAAGATAGCTTTCTATTTCGTTATAAGTTTCTATTAGTTCTTGAATTTGAAGGAGAAGAAGGCTTAGCTAAGGATAGAACTTATAAAGAAGAGTTTTATTTTGAAAACCAAAAAAGAAAAGAAGAATTAAAAAGCAAAATGGAAGAATATATTAAAGAAGTCTTCTTAGAAGAGAAAAAAGCTATTAAAGATGAGAGAGAATGTGTTATTTTTGCTGGAAATCTTTTAGATTTTAATTTAATGGAATACTCAGAAAAATATATAATTGAACTTATAGAAAAAATTTTACAAGTGATGAAATCAATTAAAAATAGAAGATTTGACACTACTTTAAAAAATGATATTAAATACTATCTAGATAAATGGACTAAAGAATTTTTTCTTAAATTAGAGCCTGAAAAAGTTACAGAAGAACAAATAGACTTATATATTTACTCTGCACTTTTAAAAATAAAATATCGCACTTATAGTTTTGATGTTAAAAATGCTTGTGATGATTTAGAAAACGCTATGAGTAATTATTCTTCTCAAAAGGCTAAACAATATTTAGAAAAGGGAAGTGGTACCTTAGCCGATGAATTAATCCATTATAAAGATAAAGACTTAGAGTGTAAGGCTAATGATATACTTTCAATAGTTGATATAAAAATAAAGAATGAAGTTTCAAGTTCTTATGAAAAGGCTTTAGACTTTATCATAACTCTATTAAATAATGGTTTTCCACATAGCTATGCAATCAAATTTTCTTCAAAATCTGAGAAAGTATTTTTAGATATAAAAGGTATTGCTAAATCTTCCACTCATAGATTTTTTAGAAGAATTTTAGATTTTCCAGAATTATACGATAAATTAGAAGTTTATGCAAAGACAGCAATGAAAGAATTTGAATGGTATCAAGATGTGGAAGAAGGAGAAAAAAGCTTATTACCTGGAAGTTATGCAGTTTTTGCTTTAGGACTATACGATGAGAAATACTTTCCTTTAATTAAAGAATACTATTCTAAACTAGATGATGAACATCAACTAGCACATCAGAATTTTATTACTGCTTTAATTGATAAATATGGAGTTTCAGAAAAATCTTTACCTATATTCTTAGATGGCTTCTTATCTGGACAATTTGACAAAGTATTTAAAAACTTAGCAAAATTGATGGAAGATGAAGAAAATAAAAAATTACTAATAAAAGAGCTAGAAACTTATGGTAAACATGAAAGACAGACTATCCTATACTCTATCTGGGGAAATAAATGGCAACAGATGATAAAAATATAA
- a CDS encoding AI-2E family transporter yields MKSENAILNIEELENLNENLSYLDELENELQEKLDFEISEFDFLKEEKEKIGSPEALGETIKGVIWEQVMNQVATVAGEDFIKENGGMTLDLRDEAHIQTSENFENGKIAKHNYISKEKLEKNYDRYQNTSHKDFREEYVNPGMDKTLRRAGDLNKEGIETVTDIYTGRQISTKTKLENGKNNPEAAQREHVIASAEIYKNPSLQMANDNEELAAVINDPENLQGYTTAERNNRKSDNSADKMEERDKTEHWKKANKKAEDFVNKKEKEGEERLKEEGRKTQRAEAFKIGGKALRTAIISLLAELLKNIISKLVKWFRTAKRTFKTLVEYIKEAISSFLDKIKTHIVNAGNGVITTIASSIFGPIVGIFKKLWMILKQGWKSLKEAFNYMRNPENRKKPIGILLLEVGKIVIASLSAIGAIVLGEVIEKALMTVPFLAIEIPLLGSLANIIGIFMGASISGVIGAIAINYIQSKLEKKLKNETLFKQIDKGNEILVTQAKIQKVREEKLVFTKVQTASNIKDRHDKLSEYIEENEKNIEEKKEILENELEEYTKNTNKNLEKYIEDNSIAISDEEIEKQKKKEEEFDNMDSLLNGLFD; encoded by the coding sequence ATGAAAAGTGAAAATGCAATTTTAAATATCGAAGAATTAGAGAATTTAAATGAAAATTTATCATATCTTGATGAATTAGAAAATGAATTACAAGAAAAATTAGATTTTGAAATTTCTGAATTTGACTTTTTAAAGGAAGAAAAAGAAAAAATTGGAAGTCCTGAAGCTCTTGGAGAAACCATCAAAGGAGTTATCTGGGAACAAGTTATGAATCAAGTAGCAACAGTAGCAGGAGAAGATTTTATAAAAGAAAATGGAGGTATGACACTTGATTTAAGAGATGAAGCCCATATACAAACCAGTGAAAACTTTGAAAATGGGAAAATAGCAAAACACAATTATATAAGTAAAGAAAAATTAGAAAAGAATTATGACAGATATCAAAATACATCACATAAAGACTTTAGAGAAGAGTATGTTAATCCAGGAATGGATAAAACATTAAGAAGAGCAGGAGATTTAAACAAGGAAGGGATTGAGACAGTAACAGATATATATACTGGTAGACAAATTTCAACCAAGACAAAATTAGAAAATGGTAAGAACAATCCTGAAGCTGCTCAAAGGGAACATGTTATAGCATCGGCAGAAATATATAAGAATCCTTCACTTCAAATGGCAAATGATAATGAGGAGTTAGCAGCTGTAATAAATGATCCTGAAAATTTACAAGGGTATACAACTGCTGAAAGAAATAATAGAAAAAGTGATAACTCTGCAGATAAGATGGAAGAACGAGATAAAACAGAACATTGGAAGAAAGCAAATAAGAAAGCTGAAGACTTTGTTAATAAAAAAGAAAAAGAAGGGGAAGAGCGTTTAAAAGAAGAAGGACGAAAAACTCAGAGAGCTGAAGCTTTTAAGATTGGAGGAAAAGCACTTAGAACAGCAATTATTAGTCTGCTTGCTGAATTATTAAAAAATATAATCTCAAAACTTGTGAAATGGTTTAGAACTGCCAAAAGAACTTTTAAGACGCTTGTTGAATACATAAAAGAAGCTATAAGTTCATTCTTAGATAAAATAAAAACACATATTGTAAATGCTGGAAATGGAGTTATAACTACAATAGCAAGTTCAATATTTGGACCAATAGTTGGCATTTTTAAGAAACTTTGGATGATTTTAAAACAAGGTTGGAAATCTTTAAAAGAAGCATTTAATTATATGAGAAACCCTGAAAACAGAAAAAAACCTATTGGAATTTTATTACTTGAAGTTGGAAAAATAGTTATAGCTAGTTTAAGTGCTATAGGTGCTATTGTTTTAGGGGAAGTTATTGAAAAAGCTTTGATGACAGTACCATTTTTAGCTATAGAGATTCCTTTACTGGGTAGTTTAGCAAATATAATAGGAATTTTTATGGGTGCATCTATATCAGGAGTTATTGGAGCTATTGCAATTAACTATATTCAAAGCAAATTAGAAAAAAAATTAAAAAATGAAACTCTTTTTAAACAAATAGACAAGGGAAATGAGATTTTAGTAACTCAAGCTAAAATTCAAAAGGTAAGAGAGGAAAAATTAGTTTTTACAAAAGTGCAAACTGCTTCAAATATAAAAGATAGACATGATAAATTATCAGAATATATTGAAGAAAATGAAAAGAACATAGAGGAAAAAAAAGAGATTCTTGAAAATGAACTAGAAGAATATACAAAAAATACTAATAAAAATCTTGAAAAATATATTGAAGATAATAGTATAGCTATTAGTGATGAAGAAATAGAAAAACAAAAAAAGAAGGAAGAAGAATTTGATAATATGGATTCTTTATTAAATGGGCTATTTGATTGA
- a CDS encoding AAA family ATPase: MNKYKENLVNTSLQLDSFLEDKDKIKNEIIQITEYNNFEITRDLLKKISIINNSPKYNEEVKKYINLTKESLLLYFGYLKILEIYKKEKFEENSKGLEELLNELNNLVGLKDVKSKVNDLITYQKVQKLREKHKLHVTKSTLHLAFTGNPGTGKTTVARIVGRIYKQIGLLSKGHFIEVSRTDLIAGYQGQTALKVKKVIENAKGGVLFIDEAYSITENDNNDSYGKECLTELTKALEDYRDDLVVIVAGYTEPMNKFFESNPGLKSRFNTFIEFQDYDVEELEEILITMCKNNDYLLNEELKIKVKNFFAEQLTNKNQNFANGRMVRNVYDDLIMCQARRIVNIENITREDLLLITEEDFLL, from the coding sequence ATGAATAAGTATAAAGAAAATTTAGTAAATACTTCATTACAATTAGATTCATTTCTTGAAGATAAAGATAAAATTAAAAATGAAATAATCCAAATTACAGAGTATAATAATTTTGAAATAACAAGAGATTTATTAAAAAAAATTTCTATTATAAATAATTCACCAAAATACAATGAGGAAGTAAAAAAATATATAAATTTAACAAAAGAAAGTTTATTATTATATTTTGGTTATTTAAAAATTTTAGAAATTTATAAGAAAGAAAAGTTTGAAGAGAACTCTAAAGGATTAGAAGAATTATTAAATGAATTGAATAATTTAGTGGGATTAAAAGATGTAAAGTCTAAAGTAAATGATTTAATAACTTATCAAAAAGTTCAAAAATTAAGAGAAAAGCATAAATTACATGTTACTAAAAGTACTTTACACTTGGCATTTACAGGTAATCCAGGAACTGGAAAAACAACTGTAGCAAGAATAGTTGGAAGAATTTATAAACAAATAGGCTTGTTATCCAAAGGACATTTTATTGAAGTTTCAAGAACTGATTTAATAGCTGGATATCAAGGACAGACAGCTTTGAAAGTAAAAAAAGTTATTGAAAATGCCAAAGGGGGAGTCCTATTTATAGATGAAGCATATAGTATAACTGAAAATGACAATAATGACTCTTATGGAAAAGAGTGTTTAACTGAATTAACAAAGGCATTAGAAGATTATAGAGATGATTTGGTAGTAATTGTCGCTGGTTATACAGAACCAATGAACAAATTTTTTGAATCTAATCCTGGATTAAAATCAAGATTTAATACTTTTATAGAATTTCAAGACTATGATGTTGAAGAGCTTGAAGAAATTTTAATAACAATGTGTAAAAATAATGATTATTTATTAAATGAAGAATTAAAAATAAAAGTTAAAAATTTTTTTGCTGAACAATTAACTAATAAGAACCAAAACTTTGCAAATGGAAGAATGGTTAGAAATGTGTACGATG
- a CDS encoding MmcQ/YjbR family DNA-binding protein, with product MREVKDFIKDKKIDLKRLEKFGFKLKDNSYYYDIFLLNNQFKMTVKINLDNSIFTEIIDVETSEPYVLHLLEMKRSGYSEKVYGAYSEVLEKIKKECFEDEIFKTDYTKEVVDYVKNKYGDELEFLWEKSPKTAVVRRKSSKKWYAVILTLSKRKINLDSDEAVEIINLHNSLEEIENLIDNKRYFPAYHMNKKHWCTICLDGTVELEKIYKLIDISYELAK from the coding sequence ATGAGAGAAGTAAAAGATTTTATTAAAGATAAGAAAATAGATTTGAAAAGACTTGAGAAATTTGGTTTTAAATTAAAAGATAATTCATATTACTATGATATCTTTTTATTGAACAATCAATTTAAGATGACCGTTAAAATCAATTTAGATAATTCAATTTTTACTGAAATAATAGATGTAGAAACTAGTGAACCTTATGTATTACATCTTTTAGAAATGAAAAGAAGTGGTTATAGTGAAAAAGTTTATGGGGCATATAGTGAAGTTTTAGAAAAAATAAAGAAAGAATGTTTTGAAGATGAGATATTTAAGACTGACTATACAAAAGAAGTTGTAGATTATGTTAAAAATAAATATGGAGATGAATTGGAATTTCTATGGGAAAAATCTCCTAAAACTGCGGTTGTTCGTAGAAAATCTAGTAAGAAATGGTATGCTGTTATATTGACACTATCTAAGAGAAAAATCAATTTAGATAGTGATGAAGCTGTTGAAATAATTAATTTACATAATAGCCTAGAAGAAATTGAAAATCTTATAGATAATAAAAGATACTTTCCAGCTTATCATATGAATAAGAAGCATTGGTGTACTATTTGCCTTGATGGAACAGTTGAACTAGAAAAGATTTATAAGTTGATAGATATTAGTTATGAATTGGCAAAATAG